DNA from Candidatus Desulfofervidus auxilii:
AAAGTGTCTCAGGCACTGTACCTTTTGAAGTAACCTTTAGAGTTGATGTTACAGATAATGAGTATATTGCAAAGTATGAATGGGATTTTGATGGAAATGGAAGTTATGATTGGGTATCAAGAGAAAGTGGAAATGTAACTTATACTTATACTGCACCTGGTGAGTATAATGCTACTTTAAGAGTGACTGACAACCAAGGTTTAACTGAAACATATACAGTGTTAATCAAAGTAGAAGATAATTCACTTACTCCAAAAGTAGCACTTGAGGCAAATCCTCTAATTGGCGAAGCACCTTTAAAGGTTGAATTTAATGCAAATGTTATTAATGGTGAAGTAGTAAAATATGAATGGGACTTTGATGGAGATGGCAGAGCTGAAATAGTCTCTCCTCGTTTAACCTCTGTTATAAATACCTACACTTTACCTGGGCATTATACTGCCACTTTAAAAGTAACAGACAAAAATGGACTTTCTAGTATTGAAAAGGTCTTTATTGATGTAACTGAACCTGCCAATCTACCACAGGTAGATGTCAATGTTTTTGAAAAATATACAGATAATGGTCTTTTAGAAGTGGAAGCAGAAGCCTTAGTAGATGCAGATATTATAAAGTATGAATGGGATTTTGATGGAGATGGAATAATTGATGCAGTTAAAAATAGCGCAAGCAAAGTAAGTTATATTTATAGCAGTCCTGGCACTTATGAACTTACTTTAAAAGTAACCAACAAAGATGGTGTATCAAATATAATAAGAAAAACCATTCAAGTAGCTGATAAAGGACTTAATTATCCTGTAGCTCAAGTAAATGTATCAAAGACAAGTGGAAATGCACCTCTTACAGTGACATTTAATGACAATTCAAGTGGAGAAATTATCCGCTATGCCTTTGACTTTGATGGAGATGGAAAGTTTGATTGGGTAGCAAATATAGGTGAAGAAGAATTTGAGCGTTATAGAAATCAAGGTATTTCACATACATATTTCCTTGCTGGAAACTATTTAGCTTGTCTTGAAGTAAAAGATGTTAATGGATTAACTAATCGAGTAACAATACCTATTTCTGTAAAACAAGAAGAACACATTACTTGGATTCTTGAACCTAAAGAAGACCAAATTGTAAGTGGCTCTGAGGTAAGTATTGTTGCTACAACAACTGTGCCTAAAGAGAAATTGGCAAACATTCGCTTTGAATATAGAAGATTAAATGACATCTGGCAATCGATTTCCGTTATCTCCTTTGATAGATGCAGCACATATTGGAACACTACAATTTTACCAAATGGATTTTATGAATTAAGAGCAGTAGTAACAGATGTAATGGGCAATGAATATCCTTCATTGCCTATTACAGTAACAGTAGATAATGCTGAGCCAAATCCTGATATAAAAGAAGAAAAAGATATTGAAGGTCTACATCGCAAAGAAGTAATTGTTTATCCAGTTTTAAACAAAAATATCTTGCTTTATGATGGTACAGGTTGCTCACTACCGCCAGAAGCTATTCCTAATGAAGATAGGTTAGTTATAAGAATAATTGACGAAACAGCATTACCAAAAGCACTTTCTGGAGAAAAAGATGGATATGAAATAGTTTCTGTAGATGAATATCGTGAATACGAATTGATGGATGGTATACATAAGTTTGATCAAGATGTAATCATCCGGATTCCTTATAATGATGTTGATAATGATGGCATAGTTGATGGAACTAATATAAAAGAAACAGAGTTTAATGTTTACTGGTACAATCCTTCAACAGGGCAATGGGAAGAAGTAGTAGGTTCTGAAATATATCCTGAGGAAAATTATGTCATTTGTCGAGTAAATCACTTCAGTATTTTTGGCCTTGGAGGAAAGGTCTCAGCCTCAGATTCACCTTGTGAAAATGATAATGGAGGTAGCACTGACAATAGTAATAATAGTGATGATGGAGGAAATTGTTTTATTGCTACAGCTGCTTTTGGAACACCAATGGCAAAAGAAGTAGAAATATTACGCAAATTCAGAGACAAATACTTACTTACCAACCCTTATGGCAGAAAATTTGTGGAATTATATTATAAATATAGCCCATCCATTGCCAATTATATTAGAGATAAAGAAACCTTAAAAGCAATTGTAAGGCTTAGCTTAAAACCTTTAATCTGGCTCAGTAAAAAACTTTTAGAAAAAGACGAAATAAATGAAATAAAACTTCATGTACCAAAAACCCCAAAAGAAGAATTAGCCTGGCTATTAAAAGAAAACTGGTAAAGGGAGTCAATTGGGGAGGTCTTGCCAGGCTGTTGAAAAAGTAACTATTTTCATTAAAAAATCTGGCTTTTAACAGAATAAAGTGGTATAAAAGTTTAACTTAAGTCAAGGAGAAATTTGTGCTTGGGAAAAAGAATTTACAGAAGCGATTGTTTTACTGTTTTAATATGGCAGAGATGATTCCTGAAAACCACATTTTAAGACTGATTAATAAATATGTTGATTTTTCTTTTATTCATGACAAAGTAAGACATCTTTATAGTGATATTGGCAGGCCATCTATTGATCCTGAAATACTTATTCGGATGCTATTAATTGGTTATCTTTATGGGATTACATCAGAGAGAAAGCTTTGTGAAGAAGTTA
Protein-coding regions in this window:
- a CDS encoding PKD domain-containing protein; the encoded protein is TCSFSTIVNEQVVNQAPNKVSNFTATPGDGQVTLSWVNPADSDLAGVKILYKNDGYPSSYNDGTLVCNITDVTPGKEVTFLHSGLQNCNQYYYAAFAYDSAGNYSEPAYTEAMPGTNCGASNHPPEIVFVEIAPVPAYTDTNLTAIVQAKDSDGDTITFKYQWKKNGNIISGATGKTLSSSNFVKGDIISVIVTPNDGKVDGQPVESDQIVISNSAPVLEEIPDIVVNEGETVKISPNAFDPDGDKLTFSYSGWMNGPTYTTDYDDAGVHKVTVTVSDGELTDSQEVTITVIDVPINVPPQINITANGYTESVSGTVPFEVTFRVDVTDNEYIAKYEWDFDGNGSYDWVSRESGNVTYTYTAPGEYNATLRVTDNQGLTETYTVLIKVEDNSLTPKVALEANPLIGEAPLKVEFNANVINGEVVKYEWDFDGDGRAEIVSPRLTSVINTYTLPGHYTATLKVTDKNGLSSIEKVFIDVTEPANLPQVDVNVFEKYTDNGLLEVEAEALVDADIIKYEWDFDGDGIIDAVKNSASKVSYIYSSPGTYELTLKVTNKDGVSNIIRKTIQVADKGLNYPVAQVNVSKTSGNAPLTVTFNDNSSGEIIRYAFDFDGDGKFDWVANIGEEEFERYRNQGISHTYFLAGNYLACLEVKDVNGLTNRVTIPISVKQEEHITWILEPKEDQIVSGSEVSIVATTTVPKEKLANIRFEYRRLNDIWQSISVISFDRCSTYWNTTILPNGFYELRAVVTDVMGNEYPSLPITVTVDNAEPNPDIKEEKDIEGLHRKEVIVYPVLNKNILLYDGTGCSLPPEAIPNEDRLVIRIIDETALPKALSGEKDGYEIVSVDEYREYELMDGIHKFDQDVIIRIPYNDVDNDGIVDGTNIKETEFNVYWYNPSTGQWEEVVGSEIYPEENYVICRVNHFSIFGLGGKVSASDSPCENDNGGSTDNSNNSDDGGNCFIATAAFGTPMAKEVEILRKFRDKYLLTNPYGRKFVELYYKYSPSIANYIRDKETLKAIVRLSLKPLIWLSKKLLEKDEINEIKLHVPKTPKEELAWLLKENW